CCCCGTCATAGACATCTCCGGATATCTACAAAATGATAAAACAAAGACCAGAGAGATAGTTGCAGCTCTTCAATCCGCCTGCAAGAACCCCGGCTTCTTCCAAATAACCGGGCACTCAGTATCCGCTGATCTCCCAGCGCTCCAAAGTCTGCAAGGATTCTTCAGCCTACCCCAAGACGTGAAGAAGCAGGTACACAGGAGCAAATCCAAATGTTTACGAGGGTATGAAGTTGTAGGCGAACAGAAGCTCGAAGCCGCGATGGGCGGGGACCAGAAAGAAGGCTTCATGATCGGCCCTGAACTACCCCCTGGGCGATTCTTGCAAGGTCCGAACCAGTGGCTTGAGGAAAGTATCTGTCCTAGATTCCGGGAGACTTTTATGCGATACTTTAACGAAGTGCACCAGTTGAGCAAGTCGGTGTTTCGACTGCTTGCGCTGAgtttggagctggaggagatgtACTTTGATGACTTTGTTGCGAGTAGAGATTGTAAGTTGATGAATCTCACTATCATTCTGAATGTTAACGGTGGATCAAGCCATCACGATGTGTAGAGCGCATCGGTACCCGCCTACTACGAAGGAGATGGCCACCAGAACAAGAGGGATAGGAGCCCATACTGACTTTGGGGCGCTGACTCTCCTACTTCAAGACGAGGGTAAGGTTGCCACCACTATCTGGAGAAATAAGATTAATGATAATCAGTTGGGGGACTGGAGGTATATTACGAACCAGAGGACAAATGGTGTCCGGTGAAATACATCCCCGATGCCTACGTTGTGAATATCGGCGATATGATGGGTATGGACCACAGTTGACAGAGTATTAATAGCAATATTGACGTCTGTATAGAACGGTGGACGAACAACCGCTACAAATCAACCCGCCACCGTGTTATCTCGCCGGTTTCGGGTAAAGATCGATACAGCATTGCTTTCTTTAACGAAGGATTGCTGGACCAGGTTCTTGAATGTATCCCAACCTGCAttgaagagggagagagacCACTGCATGAGTCTATTACGGTGGAGACGCATCTGCGTGATCGCTACGGAGGGACATATTAGGTACTCTAGGCGATATTGTGCAATCAAAGCTCGTAGATACATTCCGTTATCGACTCTATGCTTTCCCTAAACCCATACAGATGGCATTTCCCGACAAGAGACATATAACGCCGATTCAATACCACCTATCTGGAAAGTCAACGATAATAAGGTGTATTGCAGGTCGCACAATGAAACATTCGGCTCTCGAAATCGCCTGGCCTTAGCTTCACCTGCAATTTAACATGGCAAATACTGCACTTGTCTTTCAACAAGGCCCAGTTGATAAAGCTGGCAATATGTTCTACCTGCGTCCCTCCCCGTATCTTGTCGTCCTGGACTAGCTGAGAGAGAACACCAGAGGCAATCTTCCCATGCGATTCCAGAAATCTCGTCATAGCATCGTCTTCGAGAATTCGGGGCGCATCGGTGCAAATGGCGCTGACGATGGTTTCCTGGAACAGTGTGTCGTGAGGGGGCaggatggcgagggcatGCTCGAGTGTTATTGGGAAGATCTGGCACTCCCAGTTTTCTGCGCACCACTCCTCGAAGCGGTTTGAAGCAAACGTCTTCAGAGGCGGGATTCCGAACTTATCGGCGGCAACATAAACCTCAGCGTGAGTGTATCCCCCAAGATCGTCGCTAGTGGCTCGCTGTTTTCTCGTAGGCCAGTGCGGGTGGGGATGATCCTCAAGAGACTCCAGATGGCGACCTAGATCCTTGATATGGTGCTTTTCGTGGTAATCATTGAAGTACAGGAATGACAGAACGCGTTCAACCGTTTCAAGGTCATCATCTGGGAGATCAACTGTGTGAGTGATGCCCTCCTAGACTCAGTGGTTAGTTCAGCAGCTTGGACTATGTTATATAGCAACTGACCTTGAAGTGCCCACTCATTGCGCCTCTGAAAAGGTCCGACTGGGTGCATAGAATGGAGCGATGCGCTTTGAAAGTAAACCCCTGACAGGTCACAGTCATATCGGAATATTGGCCGCAGAGGAACAGGTCCTTCATTGTAGTCTGAATAAGTGATTTGGGGGAAGTAGCCTGGTCAGACTGATCTGATTCAGTTTCCGAGGATGACATTTTGAAAAATCCTTAGAACCGCGATTTTCACTTGGTGAATTCGATTATGGGAACAGGGCTGATATCAAATATATAGACTTGAAGAGAAGTGAAGTGAATGGGCTGTGTAGGGCTGTTACAGGACTATGGCTAGGTAGAAACCTCTCCCTACCTATGTACACAAAAGAAAGAGTCATATTCACTGATTCACTACTTATACATATGAGCCTGAGTCAAACAACCCGCTATGCAGAAAACAAGATACTACCACCCCTTCCCATACTATACCAGCCTAACCACCTATCTCCAAACCTGGATAGCCTTAGCACTTGTCCACGATAATCAAAAGCTTTGCCAAACCTGTCCATCAATTGCAGCCAGCCGATTAAATAGCTCGTCCCGTTTCCCCATAGCCGTGAGCCGGAACGTCTGGTCTGCCTGTTTGCCAGTGACAACgatgccatcaacaacctccttccccccaacagcccagcCGGTAACCAGCTTCCCCTTCCACCCCATCCCACCaatcttcctcatctccctGATATCAGTAACGGGAATATCGAAATAGACACTGCCCTTCTTGCGGCTCTCCAGCCTATAATCACCCAGCTGCGCAGTCGAGTCCGTCGTGAAATAAAGCACCGGCGGCTCATGCGAGGAATCGAGAATCGCCATCCCGCGATGTCCGTGATACCGCGCGTCGAACTCCACAGGGCCAGAGGGTAGGATCTCAAGGCCCTTCTTCTGCAAAACGCCCTTCTGGTTCTTTGCGTGCGAAGTCCCGAGCACGGGGACTTCTGCTCTGGCGCGGGACACGGCCAGCTTGCTTTCGATGCTGGCGGCTGTGGTGCCGCGGAAGAAGCTGAGGACTTTTGCGGAGAGaggtttcttttctttatgAGAGTGTTTGTCTGTTTCTTTTGAGTGTTGCTCGTCGGCTTTttcgtggtggtggtggtcgtgaTGGTGTTTTGGCTCTGGGGCTGCGGCTCGGTCGATTTCCTCTGATGTAGCCCCGATAGCGAGCTGTTTGTG
Above is a window of Aspergillus puulaauensis MK2 DNA, chromosome 2, nearly complete sequence DNA encoding:
- a CDS encoding isopenicillin N synthase family dioxygenase (COG:Q;~EggNog:ENOG410PIRX;~InterPro:IPR026992,IPR027443,IPR005123;~PFAM:PF03171,PF14226;~go_function: GO:0016491 - oxidoreductase activity [Evidence IEA];~go_process: GO:0055114 - oxidation-reduction process [Evidence IEA]), encoding MTENATESKIEIPVIDISGYLQNDKTKTREIVAALQSACKNPGFFQITGHSVSADLPALQSLQGFFSLPQDVKKQVHRSKSKCLRGYEVVGEQKLEAAMGGDQKEGFMIGPELPPGRFLQGPNQWLEESICPRFRETFMRYFNEVHQLSKSVFRLLALSLELEEMYFDDFVASRDSITMCRAHRYPPTTKEMATRTRGIGAHTDFGALTLLLQDEVGGLEVYYEPEDKWCPVKYIPDAYVVNIGDMMERWTNNRYKSTRHRVISPVSGKDRYSIAFFNEGLLDQVLECIPTCIEEGERPLHESITVETHLRDRYGGTY
- a CDS encoding BTB/POZ domain-containing protein (COG:S;~EggNog:ENOG410PT2C;~InterPro:IPR000210,IPR011333;~PFAM:PF00651;~go_function: GO:0005515 - protein binding [Evidence IEA]) — its product is MSSSETESDQSDQATSPKSLIQTTMKDLFLCGQYSDMTVTCQGFTFKAHRSILCTQSDLFRGAMSGHFKEGITHTVDLPDDDLETVERVLSFLYFNDYHEKHHIKDLGRHLESLEDHPHPHWPTRKQRATSDDLGGYTHAEVYVAADKFGIPPLKTFASNRFEEWCAENWECQIFPITLEHALAILPPHDTLFQETIVSAICTDAPRILEDDAMTRFLESHGKIASGVLSQLVQDDKIRGGTQVEHIASFINWALLKDKCSICHVKLQVKLRPGDFESRMFHCATCNTPYYR